One window of the Granulicella arctica genome contains the following:
- a CDS encoding glycerophosphodiester phosphodiesterase family protein produces MKKHALALMAIAATASAQQASNPTMNPFLTLMTKAGTHAAAHGAKTPPVLSPNDATLLGPNPAVNVAELHKAGFRVIPWTTNDPAKIRALIALRVDGIISDRPDILQSVLREEKAAAPDAAAYFASFDVAAHRGGRGLRPENTLPSFESGLDQLATTLETDTGVTTDGVSLIWHDQFLNPQSCRKSDGSPYTLENKVYTRDISSVEAQKTFICDKLHFGADQKNDLTLSPVAVAFAKQEHLISPYVPTYAEQLFRFVAFYTHFYKDGPGKGTPDAEVRWRNAETVRFNLETKILPELPPAMAKAAGEPDGNHTVGPEAFVKALCGAIKRNRMEGRAEVQSFDYRTLILVEEQYPEIPTYYLTGDPKTLSSELVPSALRP; encoded by the coding sequence ATGAAGAAGCACGCGCTAGCACTCATGGCTATTGCCGCCACGGCATCCGCTCAGCAGGCATCGAATCCAACCATGAACCCCTTCCTCACCCTGATGACCAAGGCAGGCACGCACGCCGCAGCTCACGGCGCGAAGACTCCGCCCGTCCTTTCCCCGAACGATGCCACGCTCCTCGGCCCTAATCCCGCTGTCAATGTCGCTGAGCTTCACAAAGCTGGCTTCCGCGTGATCCCCTGGACTACCAATGACCCAGCCAAGATCCGCGCCCTCATTGCCCTTCGCGTGGACGGCATCATCTCCGATCGCCCCGACATTCTGCAGTCGGTCCTCAGAGAGGAGAAGGCCGCCGCCCCGGATGCCGCCGCCTACTTTGCCAGCTTCGACGTGGCCGCCCATCGTGGGGGCCGGGGCCTTCGTCCCGAAAACACGTTGCCCTCCTTCGAATCCGGCCTTGACCAACTCGCGACCACCCTTGAGACCGATACTGGCGTTACTACGGATGGCGTCTCGCTCATCTGGCACGACCAGTTCCTGAATCCGCAGTCCTGTCGCAAGTCGGACGGGTCGCCCTACACCCTTGAGAACAAGGTTTATACCCGAGACATCTCCTCAGTCGAAGCTCAGAAGACCTTCATCTGCGACAAGCTTCACTTTGGTGCTGATCAGAAGAACGACCTCACCCTGTCGCCAGTAGCTGTAGCTTTCGCGAAGCAGGAACACCTCATCAGCCCCTACGTCCCCACCTATGCGGAGCAGCTCTTCCGGTTCGTCGCTTTCTACACCCACTTCTATAAGGATGGTCCCGGTAAGGGCACTCCTGATGCTGAAGTCCGATGGCGCAACGCTGAGACAGTCCGCTTCAATCTCGAGACCAAGATTCTCCCCGAGCTTCCACCCGCCATGGCCAAGGCGGCCGGCGAACCCGATGGCAACCATACTGTCGGCCCAGAAGCCTTCGTCAAAGCACTATGCGGTGCCATCAAGCGCAACCGCATGGAGGGGCGCGCGGAGGTTCAGAGCTTCGACTACCGCACCCTCATCCTTGTCGAAGAGCAGTACCCGGAGATTCCTACCTACTACCTGACCGGCGATCCCAAAACGTTGAGCTCTGAGCTGGTCCCGTCGGCTTTACGACCGTAG
- a CDS encoding oxidoreductase, protein MYQWRIALHPKGMSQWTVANMPDQTGRRILITGANSGVGYYAALELARRGAHLLFAVRDQTRGETALDRLRAEVPHASAELLLLDLASLASIRQVAATLVEEGQPLDVLINNAGVYAPPKRLETADGFEMQFGTNVLGHFALTALLMPALQKAAGVPRIVALASIAHKQGKLNFDDLQATRSYNPNGSYYQSKLADLMLAFELDRRLRSAGSPILSVAAHPGVANTELFHKGEFSSFERTARKAMGRLMEVLLNSEAAGALPTLFAATALEARGGGYYGPQGFMEMRGGDVGEAKVASQALDLNAAKQLWTTCEQLTGATLL, encoded by the coding sequence ATGTACCAATGGAGAATAGCTTTGCATCCAAAAGGCATGAGCCAATGGACTGTTGCCAACATGCCCGATCAGACTGGGCGCCGCATTCTCATCACTGGCGCGAATAGCGGTGTCGGCTACTACGCTGCACTCGAGCTTGCACGGCGCGGAGCACATCTGCTGTTTGCCGTACGCGATCAGACGCGTGGTGAGACCGCCCTGGACAGGCTGCGCGCAGAGGTACCGCATGCTTCTGCGGAACTGCTCTTGCTTGATCTCGCGTCGTTGGCTTCAATCCGACAGGTCGCGGCAACGCTTGTAGAAGAGGGGCAGCCGCTCGATGTGCTCATCAATAATGCAGGCGTGTATGCCCCGCCGAAGCGGCTGGAGACTGCGGATGGCTTCGAGATGCAGTTTGGGACAAACGTCCTGGGCCACTTCGCGCTGACGGCACTCCTGATGCCAGCGCTGCAGAAGGCCGCGGGTGTTCCACGCATTGTGGCGCTTGCCTCCATCGCTCATAAGCAGGGCAAGCTAAATTTCGATGACCTTCAGGCGACACGGAGTTACAACCCGAACGGCTCCTACTATCAGTCGAAGCTAGCCGATCTGATGCTGGCGTTTGAGCTCGACCGACGGCTGCGGTCGGCGGGATCTCCGATCCTGAGCGTTGCGGCTCACCCGGGTGTGGCGAACACAGAACTCTTTCATAAAGGCGAGTTCTCGTCGTTCGAGCGGACAGCACGCAAAGCAATGGGGCGACTGATGGAGGTGCTGCTGAACTCCGAGGCGGCGGGAGCATTGCCTACGCTATTCGCGGCGACAGCACTCGAAGCCAGGGGTGGCGGCTACTATGGGCCGCAGGGCTTTATGGAGATGCGCGGCGGCGATGTGGGCGAAGCGAAGGTGGCCTCGCAGGCGCTGGATCTGAATGCTGCGAAGCAGCTTTGGACGACGTGTGAACAGCTGACGGGTGCGACACTCCTCTAG